TGTTAGATCAACCGTAGTCCTGAAGAACGAATGTAAGCCGCACCATGTATGCTTAGAACTACCCAGAAAACAGGGGTATCTTAGGAACAGATGCAAATACTAGAGCTACGAACCTGACCTTTGTCATAGAGGCTTAGTGCATTCGTAGTGAAATCCGTGCGTGTGACTTGTTCTATGTTCCACGAAGAACTAATACCAATAGAGACATCCAgaaacagagagagaaatcaTTGTGAGTTTCTGAATCCACTTCGAAACTCTCATGCTTAACCTAGTACTCTATCTTCACTGCCATAAGGATACTATCCCCGTGCCGGCTAAATCTTCTAGTCTCCTTTACCGTAAGGCCAACCTTACCTAGGAGCTGGTGCCAATCCCTCTCCCGTCTTTCGTAGGTATTGAACAAGGCCATCATTGTCATAGAAAGGCTGGCCCTATATTTTGTAGACGGTTCTTCGTCTGGTAGTACATTCTCATTTATGAAAAGTGTAGAGGACGAGCTCATGGCAGGAATAAGAGCCTCGAGAATGCGAATGCACGCGTCGTCATCGTTGTTGTGAAAGATTTGTCGGAAGTGATAAGCCTTTGCACCTGTAATGTGAGTCGATGAGGTATATCAGTTAGCCATAATCCACGTCTCCTTTTCCAGGGATACCGCATCTCACATTTCACCGGTTGCTCCGTAAAATAGTCATTCTTTCTACGCGGTTATGTGGAAGTGCATCCTGTACCACGGATGGAGTGTCCTGAAGGATGACTCGCCCTTTCATGTTTGGATATTCAGTCAGTAGATTCACACACTGCTGGCCATTTCCACCCCCTACATCTACTAACAATACCGTATCCGTGCATGTGTTCTCTGCGAACTCGCTTTGGAAGTCGACAACATTGAGCCAACTGGGCAGATATGAGTGTTCTAGCTGTAGGTAGTTTTAAAAAGCTCTGGCCATCTCCGGGTGAGCTTGCTGCATGTCGTAGATCCCGCCCGACGTGTTGTGAGCGAGTTGAAAAGCGGTTGACCGTTGTCCGGGAGAGGACAAGAATGAATTCAACGCTGTGAAGGACGGGGTAAAATGATCATGGCTGCAGGTTTCAAGCTTATCAGTGTGCTGAGAGAAGTAAGAAAGGAAGACTGGAGGGGAAAGCATACTACAATAGGACACCGTCCATGAAAAGAGGTGTAAGAAGCAGACGAGTTAGCTTATTGGGAGCGAACTCTTTGTAAGAAATGTGATCCACAAGATGCCTAGCTGCCATGAATTCCAGCACTGCCTCTAATTTATGCTCATTGATGCCTGTATCTTCAGCCAATGCTGCCGTACTCGTCGCTGGTTGTCCCTTTTCGGCGTTTTCCTGCATCATATGAAGGATCCTGTGTTGCTGGCATACATGTACCGCTACTATAGGCATTGCCTAATGCATGTTTAGTAAGTCTCAGGGATAAGCTCAACTAGGATACTGACCGCGTGCACTATACCTTGGAAAAGTGCGAAGGGACTCTGCAGCTCGACTTCAACGCGATTTGCAAGGGAAATAATCTCGTGGCGATGGCTCCTGTACAGTTCTGGATTTTCCACCACCTTCTCGAGCTGTTGAATGATCGTACTTGGAGAGGCTGCAGTGGAGAACATCTTGCACAGATGAACTACTAGAGCCGGATGATAAAAGTCACAATGTGTTGTGCCCGGGGGTTGAGATATTGTCTAGAAGCTACCTCCCATTAGCGAACACGGAATCCTAACTTTAAACTAACATATCAAATAGCGCTTAAAACGGGTAATATTCAAATCATACAGCGACCGTGTGCTAGTTCTAGTGTGACCAAGCGCTAAAAGCCTTGAATAACATTATCTGTAGTTGTATTATAAGCCTGGAATTGATCAAATATGCTTGGTAGTGATCCTCGGTATGACCGAGATAAAATGACTTCTTCTGGTAACTTACAGCGTACCAAGGTAGTCAGAGGTATAGTTGGCATGTCGCATCTATCAGAGATCACCCGAGTCGAGAATGCTGCATCTTCTTATTTCCCAGCTTTCTCGAGTTCTTGTTACCATATTAAGTTATAAATAACTTGGAAGTCCAGATATGGGGCGGAGAAACTTGTAATGTCGGGTTACATGACACCCTCTAGCTACTTATAGTCCTTTTCAAGGTTAGAGCAGGTAATCATCAGAATAATCTACTGTGAGCCATGGCAACACTATAAATATGCGTTTATATGTGATCCGGGTAATGCTCTATATAATATGTCCTTCATCTTAGCTTTCTGGAAGGCTGAAGATAATTACACCGGCGCATCAAAATACTTAATTGTAACCTTAAGCTTCAGCTACACTTCATCTGCTGGGAGCACGGTACCTTCATGCACAATGAAGTGAGTACTGCCTTGTAAACCATATGGTTTGGATGAAACAATTCTTCTCAGCACCCGGGAAGATCCTCGTGGTGCATTGCAAGCTGTGACTGCGAGACACCAATATCGTGTGCACTCTTTCAAGATGCAGTGCTAGAGCTATTTGAGCAGATACTCTAACCATTAGAGAAATCAGATAAGTCATGATTATGTCTATCTCTGCTGCGATGATGATTAAGACATAATTCGTACTTCCTTCGAACTAAGCACATTGGCTACAATGCGAATGGCCCTAGTTAAAGCCTCATGTCGACAGGGGAGGTGTAGTCTGCGCCTAGAATTTGCCCCATCAAAATGACAACGCTACTACCTCGACAGATTAACGGACATCAAGACATATCTTAAATAAGCTCTACTACTTCCCTTGTAACAAACTTCTACATTCCCTTCCTTGGCCTGTTGAAGTGCCTCACAACGACACCCGATGTGCCTTCCTCAAGGCTACAGATGAATTCTAGGGTACCTTAATGCCTTCCACATTCTGTAACCCATAACCAATGcgggccaaagcagcaggtTGCTCAGATCAAAGGTCGGGTTCAACGCAGGTAATATCGTGTTCGAATCCTTGCTGTTGAATGATTAAGCTCCGCAGAACAACAAGTTCGTCCCAAAACGCGTAGAAGGTCTGACGAAAGACAGGATATGTTCCGTTCAATGGAGTGCGGGAAGGTTGCATGAAAACTTGAttttctccaactcttcaGCACGACTCGGACTGatcatctcctcctttcGTAGTTATCGTGACCGAAAACTGTATATTTCCTTTGCATGTTGTTTGAGGCTGGAAGTTATAAGCCACTATATTATCATGTTGTAAAGATACGGGTGCAATGAGAGGTAGGTATACTAAAACCATAGGATCTTTCATAGAGTAAATCTCATTGGGTTGGCCTTGGAATCTAGGGCGTGGGGCTTAGGGCGTACTCATACATTTCCTATTTCGTCCGCTGCTGACACAGAAGCTAACCCTACCCTAGACCATAGACCCAACCAGGTCGATTAGAAATCTCTTTTCAGTTGTTCCACAGGTGGCAAGattccttccttttccagaATCTCGAATGtctcctccaactcatcCCAGGTATCGGCATAACCTGTCCAGCCTAACTTTCTTGCCTTACTCATACTACCGACGCAGCTCCAGTCTCTGCCCAAGACAAATGTTAAGAAATCCCATGTAGCCTTGTCCCACGCTACTTGGTCAAGTTTGTAAGTATCTCGTAACTTGGCCCATGCTTCATTGACATCGCGCCGTTTCGCCCATTTTTCCGGATCGACCTGGAGGAATAAAGTTGGagtttcttgtttctctggGTGGAGAGATACACCAATGTCTACCCCATGGACAGTCAGCGGATGCTTATTTGGCATCCGAACTGTAGTGGACTCAAAATCCTTGAAGCCTTTCGTGTCCGGGACGCCACCATTAGGGAACATAGGATTGGGGATTTTGCAGCCGAAGCGAGCCGCAAGGCGAGGCCAGAGATTTTGAAAAGATTCCGTATCCCCATTCATCACATTGAAGATGTTATTACCCGCATTCTTTGCGGTCGCAGCCCACAGACAGAATTTGGCATGTAAATTGGCCGAAGTCCAGCAGTTGAAAGCAAAGTAGTTGGCTTTGCATCCGGGGAACGGCAGTTCTGAGCCAGGAAGAACTTTGCTGACAGCACAGTATAAACCTAGAGCAGTAGCTTCATTCATGAAGTTCCCTCGTGCATATCCTAGGACGTCTTCCGGAAGTGTGACGATCCATTCCCACTGACCGCGACTAGCGGCCTCGGCAAGAATGCGCTGCTGGTCGTAGTAAAAGATAGGGGGCCAGGAAATCCCGCCTTTGTTACCATCCAGGATGgggtcatcttcaagaaGCGGCTGTTTACAGTTACCGAGATGCACACCGTAATGCTTAAATCCACAAGTGAGGACGAAGCGCTTCAGGTTCTTGATTGCCCCAGTAGTCTCCAGTGCTTGGATAAAGTTCGAAAGCATAACACCATTGACGCGAGATGATTCCGCAGGGTCATCCCGTTCCAGGTATGCGCAGAAGTAGATATACTCGGCGGAGATGCCGGCAAGAGTCTTCGCCATATCATCTGCACTGGTTTGGAGGTCGAGGGCTTCATGTTGGATTTTGGAATCCTGGTACCCCGGATTACTCCGGGAAAGCGAGTAAACCTTGTCATAGAAAGAATCTTTACACAGATGGTAAACAATGGCGCTACCTGTTATGCCTGTTGAATCGAAATTAGATAGGAAAGTTAAGAGGCCGATGTGATGCATTGATCCCTACCCGTAGCACCAGTAACGATAGCCGAAGGCATGGTCTAGTACGTTCAGGCAACGAAGTATAGTATGTAGTTCAGTAATGAGTTGAACATACTAAAGTAAAGACACTGGTGTGCTCGAAGTCTTATATATACCATCTGTTATAAGcaagagttgaagaagctgtACCTCGGATGTCATGACCTCATAACCCCTTGAACTTACTCTGGTTCGGGATCTGCTATAGCCTCCTGGGTGGCGCCAACGAACACTGAAAGGGCTCTCGGTGACATATGACGTAGAATATGCAAGCCGGAGTAATTCTTCCGATTATTTTCCATACTGGTAGTCAATACTGATAAATTGTCATTAGTAATGAGGGTCACTAAGTTGGGTATTATATAGATACAGCAACTCCTACCCATCGATTGACTAAGCCCAGGTTAGAATCTAACAACTGGCGGAGACTTATCTAGTCATTAACTAACCGGAGGAAAACATGTCCACGtatgcctccttctccttgcctaATTGGACTATGGCAACTAAATTCTCATAGTGCACAGGATCAGTACATTGCTTTGATCAATGCTTCAGAACCGGTGAAGCCCGCTGTGCTCAATTCCATATTCGACAAGCTCCCTCCTATCAAACCGAACCAATTAATTGGTGAATGGAATGGAGGGTTCTTCGACACTGGCCATCAGGTTGCAAGCACCCTGAAAGAGATACGGTGGGTGGGCAAGTCATTCAAGTCCACCGACGATGTGGATCCAGTGATCATTGAAAGAATGGGGAGCGAATCAGTTGGGGCAAGTGGGGGTTTGCATCTGTACGTGGCCCTCATTCGGATAATTGTTGTTGTCAATTAACAGACGAATAGTTGAAGGAGATGGTCTATCGAGGAGTGGTTTCAACGACTATGATATACGACGAATGGCCGGTATTCGACCATTTCCGCTATGTAAATGACAAACTCATCGCAGGGGTCATGGAGGGAAAGACACTTGGCAaagactttttcttctatctgAAACGATAGAGTCCTGTGGATGGCGATTCTACAAGAAATCCTAGCGAAGGATATGCTGTCTTAGTCTTGATAGCAAAATATATTGCCATTTGTGGGATTAGAAAGTATACCTTCCTGATacaccagaagaaagatgaatcCCAGATTAAAGTACCTTCTACAAAACGCAATGCAAGATGTGGCCTGTGCTTGGACACAAAAGTTTGAAATATCAGATCTATGCCCTTTATTTTAGTGAAGAGGCTTGAGTTTACTCAATCACACTTTCCTGGCATTCTCCTGAAGGCCTTATTCATAGAAAAACCATATATAATCTTACTCTGCTGTTTATCTAAGGTGATCTCCTCTTAAACAACTCGGTCCACTACACTATCAATACTTCTGTCACCTTCCCACATGTCTACTCAATAGCGGGTATCAGCTTGTGCTAGAGGCTCTATAGAAACCTGGGTAGTATCTCCTCGAGTAACAGATCTTCTAACCTCAGTATATCCAATAACCACCTTTCCCACCACTCTATCATCAGCTAGAATCTCAGGGCTAAAGTCGACAAGTTGAAAGACTTTATTACTATTCCGAAGACGATGTTATCCAAAATTGAATGACAATGCTACGGGGCCAAAATACCATATGGCATTCAAGCTGTTATCAGGTTTAGTAGTCGTTCAAGGAAGTGTACTGTGTCAGATCGAGATCAGTATCACCGCTGGTTCGGCTCCACCTCAACTCATGGTAAAAGATGTGGATAGCGGCATCTGCTACGCCCTACGCCTTATCCCGATTCGTATTCTGCCAAGAGGTTCTCGGAGAGTTTCCCCTACAAATTGTACCACTTTTGCAAAATCCTGAATCCTGACAAATCTGGGTGGCGCCACCTTCAATGCTATCCTCCTCAGTATCTCTGGGAGGCCGACTACCAAGCTCTTCCAACCTCTCATAGTCAGAGGATTGGCATTCCAGAAGCTCCTTGGGGTGAGTGCTGTTCTGATATTGTTAAAGCCTGCCTTATCAGGTCTCTAAGGTTGGCACCTATGTGTCAATATAGTGATGACGGCCACATGGCTCCGTGGCACTTGACCCATTACGGTGGTAT
This window of the Aspergillus oryzae RIB40 DNA, chromosome 8 genome carries:
- a CDS encoding uncharacterized protein (predicted protein), with protein sequence MFSTAASPSTIIQQLEKVVENPELYRSHRHEIISLANRVEVELQSPFALFQGIVHAAMPIVAVHVCQQHRILHMMQENAEKGQPATSTAALAEDTGINEHKLEAVLEFMAARHLVDHISYKEFAPNKLTRLLLTPLFMDGVLLYLPFLLLSAH
- a CDS encoding SDR family oxidoreductase (predicted protein); translation: MPSAIVTGATGITGSAIVYHLCKDSFYDKVYSLSRSNPGYQDSKIQHEALDLQTSADDMAKTLAGISAEYIYFCAYLERDDPAESSRVNGVMLSNFIQALETTGAIKNLKRFVLTCGFKHYGVHLGNCKQPLLEDDPILDGNKGGISWPPIFYYDQQRILAEAASRGQWEWIVTLPEDVLGYARGNFMNEATALGLYCAVSKVLPGSELPFPGCKANYFAFNCWTSANLHAKFCLWAATAKNAGNNIFNVMNGDTESFQNLWPRLAARFGCKIPNPMFPNGGVPDTKGFKDFESTTVRMPNKHPLTVHGVDIGVSLHPEKQETPTLFLQVDPEKWAKRRDVNEAWAKLRDTYKLDQVAWDKATWDFLTFVLGRDWSCVGSMSKARKLGWTGYADTWDELEETFEILEKEGILPPVEQLKRDF
- a CDS encoding uncharacterized protein (predicted protein) — its product is MPPSPCLIGLWQLNSHSAQDQYIALINASEPVKPAVLNSIFDKLPPIKPNQLIGEWNGGFFDTGHQVASTLKEIRWVGKSFKSTDDVDPVIIERMGSESVGASGGLHLGHGGKDTWQRLFLLSETIESCGWRFYKKS